The Dehalogenimonas sp. 4OHTPN genome window below encodes:
- a CDS encoding antibiotic biosynthesis monooxygenase, with amino-acid sequence MIKVMIGFHKKPDSDIQPVLQKLRSFAMTFQGFKGMESLESDEGGSIIVMEFNWESLDHWKAWKASQVQKQILEDAAGLLLDRPKMSVYKVIPLSGWPTGGSLP; translated from the coding sequence ATGATTAAAGTGATGATAGGGTTCCATAAAAAGCCGGACAGCGATATTCAACCTGTACTGCAAAAACTCCGATCTTTCGCCATGACTTTTCAAGGTTTCAAGGGTATGGAGAGTCTCGAAAGCGACGAAGGGGGCTCGATCATCGTCATGGAGTTCAACTGGGAAAGCCTGGACCATTGGAAAGCCTGGAAAGCTTCGCAGGTGCAGAAGCAAATCCTGGAAGATGCCGCTGGCTTACTGCTGGACCGCCCTAAGATGAGCGTTTATAAAGTGATTCCTCTGAGCGGCTGGCCGACGGGAGGTTCGTTGCCGTGA